The following proteins come from a genomic window of Chryseobacterium glaciei:
- a CDS encoding tetratricopeptide repeat protein: MKKYFFSLIFAIIFSVPAAACLNGETLKLENGITLYEDYDGFIPYGHSFWGDQELKEILLSLDKDYKETKKIEYLSDKGLILIILGKYQEAIDLYKGIEKLHPNRYSTASNIGTAYELIGNNTEALKWIKKGVQLNPSSHFGSEWIHVNILKAKIKGEKYITSQFLLEKDFGKDKIPKSDMDRRSLYDFRASLYYQLNERISFVQPKDKIIAHLLFDLGNVSYLYRDKEDAMEDYKLAKKYGFNDPILDERMKLYSPKVIDNVERKVIREVKYQIKPTRRSQLMGMIISVFALIFSGLIVFTFRKKIFTMLK, encoded by the coding sequence ATGAAAAAATATTTTTTTAGTTTAATTTTCGCAATCATTTTTTCGGTTCCTGCTGCTGCTTGTCTGAATGGGGAAACCTTAAAACTGGAAAACGGAATAACTCTTTATGAAGACTATGACGGATTTATTCCTTATGGTCATAGTTTTTGGGGGGATCAAGAATTAAAAGAAATTTTATTATCCCTTGATAAAGATTATAAGGAAACTAAAAAGATAGAGTATTTATCAGATAAAGGTTTAATACTTATCATTCTGGGAAAATATCAGGAAGCGATTGACCTTTATAAAGGAATTGAAAAATTGCATCCGAATAGATATTCCACGGCTTCCAATATCGGAACAGCTTATGAATTAATCGGAAACAATACTGAAGCTTTGAAATGGATTAAGAAAGGAGTGCAACTTAATCCAAGTTCCCATTTTGGCTCGGAGTGGATTCATGTTAATATTCTAAAAGCTAAAATTAAAGGTGAAAAATATATAACATCACAGTTTTTACTAGAAAAAGATTTTGGAAAAGATAAAATACCTAAATCCGATATGGACAGAAGAAGTCTTTATGATTTTAGAGCAAGTCTTTATTATCAATTAAATGAAAGGATTTCTTTTGTACAACCAAAAGATAAAATTATAGCTCACCTTTTATTTGATTTAGGAAATGTTTCTTACTTATATAGAGATAAAGAAGATGCAATGGAAGATTATAAATTAGCGAAAAAATACGGTTTTAATGATCCTATTTTAGATGAAAGAATGAAACTTTATTCTCCAAAAGTTATTGATAATGTTGAAAGAAAAGTAATAAGAGAAGTAAAATATCAAATAAAACCAACAAGAAGATCTCAATTAATGGGAATGATTATTTCTGTTTTTGCTTTAATTTTTTCAGGATTAATTGTTTTCACTTTTAGAAAGAAAATTTTTACAATGCTTAAATAA
- a CDS encoding TonB-dependent receptor plug domain-containing protein, which produces MKLTIPKPCHENWEMMTPAEKGRFCSVCSKTVRDFTVASDDEIIEVISNAADKDICGNFYDSQLNRNLQYSYINSIFVKFAVGFILTTGGFVSLQAQENKPNVMINKVPGVVINQPKDTLSRRQMTVGGISSGVRNDQKALVVLDGKVISLKDFEALDSNSIKTVNVLKGASATAIYGAPAQNGVIIITTKKKFKNRKNKT; this is translated from the coding sequence ATGAAACTTACCATACCAAAACCATGTCATGAAAACTGGGAAATGATGACTCCCGCGGAAAAAGGAAGATTTTGTTCTGTCTGTTCTAAAACTGTTCGGGATTTTACCGTTGCTTCGGATGATGAAATTATTGAGGTTATTTCTAATGCTGCAGACAAAGATATTTGTGGTAATTTTTATGATTCGCAACTCAATAGAAATTTGCAATACTCTTATATTAATTCAATTTTTGTGAAGTTTGCAGTGGGTTTTATCCTTACAACAGGAGGATTTGTTTCCTTACAGGCACAGGAAAATAAACCTAACGTAATGATAAATAAAGTGCCGGGAGTAGTCATTAATCAGCCAAAAGATACTTTAAGCAGAAGACAGATGACGGTTGGTGGCATAAGTTCAGGTGTAAGAAATGACCAGAAAGCTTTGGTGGTATTGGATGGTAAAGTAATTAGTTTAAAGGATTTTGAAGCGCTCGATTCTAATTCAATAAAAACAGTAAATGTTCTGAAAGGAGCTTCTGCAACGGCAATATACGGTGCTCCGGCTCAGAATGGAGTCATTATTATTACAACTAAAAAGAAATTTAAAAACAGAAAAAATAAAACTTAA
- the tpx gene encoding thiol peroxidase: MFSKLIFSTVLFFSVLSFAQNAKTENTVLMGGKPVHTYAKLPSVNKAAPKFTLTDVTMKDQTLDSYKGKYMILNIFPSVDTGVCSASVRHFNEDAANIPNTVVLCISKDLPFAQKRFCGAEGIKNVVMLSDFRSDFGKTYGVEITDSMMKGLLSRAVIVIDPSGKIVYEEQVADISHEPNYEAAIKAVK, encoded by the coding sequence ATGTTTTCAAAATTAATTTTCAGCACGGTATTATTTTTCTCTGTGTTGAGCTTTGCTCAAAATGCTAAAACGGAAAATACCGTTTTGATGGGAGGAAAACCTGTACATACTTATGCTAAATTGCCCTCAGTAAATAAAGCAGCTCCAAAATTTACGCTTACAGACGTTACCATGAAAGATCAAACTCTTGATTCTTACAAAGGAAAATACATGATCTTAAATATTTTTCCGAGTGTAGACACGGGTGTTTGTTCGGCTTCTGTACGTCATTTTAATGAAGATGCGGCGAATATTCCGAACACGGTTGTTCTTTGTATTTCTAAAGATCTGCCTTTTGCTCAAAAAAGATTTTGTGGCGCAGAAGGAATCAAAAATGTTGTAATGCTTTCTGATTTCCGTTCTGATTTCGGGAAAACTTACGGTGTAGAAATTACAGATTCTATGATGAAAGGCCTTTTAAGCAGAGCGGTTATCGTGATCGATCCTTCAGGAAAAATTGTTTATGAAGAGCAGGTTGCTGATATTTCGCATGAACCGAATTATGAAGCAGCGATTAAGGCGGTGAAATAG
- a CDS encoding NADP-dependent glyceraldehyde-3-phosphate dehydrogenase translates to MDSANNASFHEIFKSENEISEEYKAPEIHQRTYLLNGELVEWSGEVTNIYSPICIPTENGLERKLLGSIPNIGPKEAMEVLEASVKAYDNGLGEWPTMSVEGRIKCMQKFVYLMIEQRDLIIKLLMWEIGKTLPDSTKEFDRTVDYINQTIDALKDLDRESSRFQQAEGTIAQIRRAPLGVVLSMGPFNYPLNEIFTTLIPALIMGNTILFKLPKHGVLAHYPLLNAFKEAFPKGTVNTLYGKGSEIITPIMESGKINVLAFIGSSKVANGLKKLHPKVNRLRAILSLDAKNAAIVTKNADLNVAVSECILGALSFNGQRCTALKLIFVQKDVAEEFTQKLTAAVSALKAGLPWEKDVKITPLPEVNKPPYLKECIDDALAKGAKVLNENGGYNEESFVFPAVVYPVNSDMKLYHEEQFGPIIPVVPFEDIDEPIEYQVNADHGMQVSIFSEDPLEVSKLIDPFVNLVSRVNINCQAQRGPDVFPFTGRKDSAEGTLSVFDALRSFSIRSLVAAKLTDSNKKLLNTIVREHDSNFLSTDYIF, encoded by the coding sequence ATGGATTCAGCAAATAACGCATCATTTCACGAAATTTTTAAAAGCGAAAACGAAATTTCCGAAGAATATAAAGCTCCCGAAATTCACCAACGAACCTATCTTCTCAATGGCGAACTGGTAGAGTGGAGCGGAGAAGTCACCAATATTTATTCTCCCATCTGTATTCCCACAGAAAACGGTTTGGAAAGAAAACTCTTGGGAAGTATTCCAAATATCGGCCCAAAAGAAGCGATGGAAGTTCTTGAAGCTTCTGTAAAAGCTTATGACAATGGTCTTGGAGAATGGCCTACAATGTCGGTTGAAGGTCGTATCAAATGTATGCAGAAGTTTGTGTACTTAATGATCGAACAACGAGATCTGATCATTAAATTATTAATGTGGGAAATCGGAAAAACGTTACCAGATTCAACCAAAGAATTCGACAGAACAGTAGATTATATCAACCAAACCATTGATGCTTTAAAAGATTTAGACAGAGAATCTTCCCGTTTCCAACAGGCGGAAGGAACGATTGCTCAAATTCGTCGCGCTCCACTTGGCGTTGTGTTGAGTATGGGGCCATTTAATTATCCTTTAAATGAAATTTTCACAACATTGATTCCTGCTTTGATTATGGGAAATACGATCTTGTTTAAACTTCCTAAACATGGCGTTTTGGCGCATTATCCATTGTTAAATGCTTTCAAAGAAGCTTTCCCGAAAGGAACGGTGAATACTTTGTACGGAAAAGGGTCAGAGATTATCACCCCAATCATGGAAAGTGGAAAAATTAATGTTCTGGCTTTCATCGGTTCAAGTAAAGTCGCCAACGGATTGAAAAAACTTCATCCAAAGGTGAATCGTTTAAGGGCTATTTTAAGTTTAGATGCAAAAAATGCAGCGATTGTTACTAAAAATGCTGATCTGAATGTTGCGGTGAGTGAATGTATTTTAGGCGCGCTTTCTTTTAACGGTCAACGTTGCACGGCGCTTAAGTTGATATTTGTTCAAAAAGATGTTGCAGAAGAATTTACTCAAAAATTAACGGCTGCAGTTTCGGCTTTAAAAGCCGGACTTCCGTGGGAAAAGGACGTGAAAATTACACCACTTCCGGAAGTAAATAAACCACCTTATCTGAAAGAATGTATTGATGATGCTTTGGCAAAAGGAGCGAAAGTTTTAAATGAAAACGGAGGTTATAACGAAGAATCTTTCGTATTTCCAGCTGTTGTTTATCCCGTGAACAGTGATATGAAACTGTATCATGAAGAACAATTTGGCCCAATAATTCCAGTCGTTCCTTTTGAAGATATTGATGAGCCGATCGAGTATCAGGTAAATGCAGATCATGGAATGCAGGTGAGTATTTTCAGTGAAGATCCGTTGGAAGTTTCAAAATTAATTGATCCTTTTGTGAATTTGGTAAGCCGTGTTAATATTAATTGTCAGGCTCAGCGTGGCCCCGATGTTTTCCCGTTTACAGGAAGAAAAGACAGTGCAGAAGGTACGCTTTCGGTTTTTGATGCGCTTCGTTCGTTCTCGATCCGATCTTTGGTGGCTGCAAAATTAACTGACTCTAATAAAAAATTATTGAATACAATTGTAAGAGAACATGATTCTAATTTTTTAAGTACAGATTATATTTTTTAA
- a CDS encoding RNA polymerase sigma factor, producing MTSLEQEFLAKIEKHKGIIFKISKMYMDEKDDRDDLFQEITYQVWKAYSNFRGESEFSTWLYRIALNTAIVFLKSEKKRSFIANEDFSNYKIIQDEYDHDKEEKLAEMYKAINQLNPIDKAFIFYYLEDFSGKQIAEQMGVSEVNVRVKMNRAKNKLKDILNSK from the coding sequence ATGACCTCATTAGAACAGGAATTTTTAGCTAAAATTGAAAAACATAAAGGAATCATTTTCAAGATTTCTAAAATGTATATGGATGAAAAAGACGATCGCGACGATCTTTTTCAGGAGATCACCTATCAGGTCTGGAAAGCTTATTCAAACTTTAGAGGCGAAAGTGAATTCTCAACCTGGCTGTATAGAATTGCTCTTAACACCGCAATTGTTTTCTTAAAATCAGAGAAAAAAAGAAGTTTTATTGCTAATGAAGATTTTTCCAATTACAAGATCATTCAGGATGAATATGATCATGATAAGGAAGAAAAGCTGGCTGAAATGTATAAAGCAATCAATCAGTTAAATCCAATCGATAAAGCTTTTATTTTCTATTATCTTGAAGATTTTTCAGGTAAACAAATTGCCGAACAAATGGGTGTTTCTGAGGTAAATGTGAGAGTGAAAATGAACCGCGCCAAAAATAAACTGAAAGATATCTTAAATTCAAAATAG
- a CDS encoding S41 family peptidase, translating into MKNYSVILIIIILASCSSARKQRDQQDNYISSEKLKQDVDFAYYKLKQMHPQLYQYISQKDLDHKIDSLKQTLDKPLTPTQFYFRLQPIITSIRQGHLSLQSPNELSKEDILKIKKRLFTRFRYRIQDNHLYIVENKDSLHNIKPGTELISINDIPVSLYIEKYKKLISSDGFNTTFQPYYLKDMFFHFYTLENGILNSAKIETSYNDQKQTFILHREEEPILCGEKKKTMPSTSNNSFNRSFKFLDENNSTAYLKIKKFSHSASDKFYKNTFAEIKDAKTSNLIIDIRNNYGGSLEEINELYSYIATQPFVLIKPSQLNSSLTPLKTNYFKKSSALEYAVKGVTYPTYVFLKALNTYKGKDGKSYYKIKADHVTQPNKDAFQGKVFVLVNGGSFSSSSIFSSKLKYDRRATLVGEETGGANDGSVAGFYSYQVLPNSRLTLPIGLLLVNPNIILSNTQKGVIPNIVIPQTLQDIIEKKDVQLDWIKSEIEKEKENLK; encoded by the coding sequence TTGAAAAACTATTCGGTAATATTAATTATCATCATTCTGGCTTCCTGTTCTTCTGCAAGAAAGCAGCGTGATCAGCAGGATAATTATATTTCGTCCGAAAAACTTAAACAAGATGTAGATTTTGCTTATTATAAACTCAAGCAAATGCATCCTCAGCTTTATCAGTATATTTCACAAAAAGATTTAGATCATAAAATCGACAGTTTAAAACAAACTCTTGATAAACCTCTTACCCCAACACAATTTTATTTCAGGTTACAACCTATTATTACGAGTATCAGACAGGGACATCTTTCTCTGCAATCTCCTAATGAACTTTCTAAGGAAGATATTTTAAAGATCAAAAAGCGTTTGTTTACGCGTTTCAGATACCGTATTCAGGATAATCATTTATATATTGTTGAAAATAAGGATTCTTTACACAATATAAAACCCGGAACAGAGCTGATCAGCATTAATGATATTCCCGTTTCTCTTTATATTGAAAAATATAAAAAATTAATAAGCAGTGACGGCTTCAACACCACTTTTCAGCCTTATTATCTGAAAGATATGTTCTTCCATTTCTATACTTTAGAAAATGGAATTCTGAACAGTGCAAAAATTGAAACTTCCTATAACGATCAAAAACAGACCTTCATTCTCCATCGAGAAGAAGAACCAATTTTGTGTGGTGAAAAGAAAAAAACAATGCCATCAACAAGCAATAATTCGTTCAACAGGAGTTTTAAATTTTTAGATGAAAATAATTCTACAGCGTATTTAAAAATCAAAAAATTCTCCCATTCAGCTTCTGATAAATTCTATAAAAATACCTTCGCTGAAATAAAGGATGCTAAAACATCAAACCTCATCATTGATATTCGTAACAATTACGGAGGTTCTTTGGAAGAGATTAATGAACTGTATTCCTATATTGCTACTCAGCCTTTTGTGTTGATAAAGCCTTCACAGCTTAATTCAAGTCTTACTCCGTTAAAAACCAATTACTTTAAGAAAAGTTCAGCTTTAGAATATGCCGTAAAAGGGGTAACTTATCCAACCTATGTTTTTCTTAAAGCCCTCAATACCTACAAAGGAAAAGATGGAAAATCTTACTATAAAATTAAAGCCGACCACGTAACCCAACCCAATAAAGATGCTTTTCAGGGGAAAGTTTTCGTTTTGGTAAATGGTGGAAGTTTTTCTTCATCCTCCATTTTCAGTTCTAAATTAAAATATGATAGACGCGCCACTCTGGTGGGAGAAGAAACTGGCGGAGCCAATGATGGAAGCGTGGCCGGATTTTATTCTTATCAGGTTCTTCCCAATTCAAGGCTGACATTACCGATAGGTTTGCTTCTTGTGAATCCGAATATTATCCTTTCTAATACTCAAAAAGGAGTTATTCCTAATATTGTCATTCCGCAGACTTTGCAGGATATTATTGAGAAAAAAGATGTTCAGCTAGATTGGATAAAAAGTGAAATTGAGAAAGAGAAAGAAAATTTAAAATGA
- a CDS encoding MBL fold metallo-hydrolase — translation MIYIIITVVVLLVAAYFIVTGQEVFGEAPKGKRLERVKQSKLYKNKQFQNLSYTPSITEGYGMTTVLYDFFFAKKDPLLKPLKPIPSVHTDLKSIPKNEDVYIWLGHSSYYIQTDGVSFLIDPVLSKYGSPFKFFNKAFAGSDIFKPEDIPNIDYLVITHDHFDHLDYPTVKSIKDRVGKVILPLGVGAHLERWGYKENQIIEDEWGSSFDLKNDLKITFTPARHFSGRNVKRNGTLWTSYVLETPMKKIFLGGDSGYDTHFKMIGEKYGPFDYIIIENGQYNEAWKYIHGLPEDVVQACLDLKAKNVIPVHSSKFALALHAWNEPLQKITTLGKDKNLHILTPIIGETVDLNKTDNQFKVWWED, via the coding sequence ATGATCTATATAATTATCACAGTTGTCGTTTTATTAGTCGCGGCATATTTCATAGTAACCGGTCAGGAAGTTTTTGGTGAAGCGCCTAAAGGCAAGAGATTGGAACGTGTGAAACAATCTAAGTTATACAAAAACAAGCAGTTTCAAAATCTTAGTTATACTCCATCAATCACAGAAGGGTACGGAATGACAACCGTATTATATGATTTCTTTTTTGCTAAAAAAGATCCTTTATTGAAACCGTTAAAGCCTATTCCATCCGTTCATACAGACCTTAAAAGTATTCCGAAAAACGAAGATGTTTACATTTGGTTGGGGCATTCGTCGTATTATATTCAGACAGATGGCGTTTCTTTTTTGATAGACCCTGTTCTCAGTAAATATGGTTCGCCATTCAAATTTTTCAATAAAGCTTTTGCGGGATCAGATATTTTTAAGCCTGAAGATATTCCGAATATTGATTATTTAGTAATTACACACGATCATTTTGACCATCTGGATTATCCGACGGTAAAATCTATAAAAGATAGAGTAGGAAAGGTGATTCTGCCATTGGGCGTTGGTGCTCATCTTGAAAGATGGGGGTATAAAGAAAACCAAATTATTGAAGATGAATGGGGATCTTCTTTTGATTTGAAAAATGATCTCAAAATAACTTTTACGCCTGCAAGACACTTCTCAGGCAGAAATGTAAAGAGAAATGGAACACTTTGGACCTCTTATGTATTAGAAACTCCGATGAAGAAAATATTTTTAGGGGGCGACAGCGGTTACGACACACACTTTAAAATGATTGGTGAAAAATATGGACCATTTGATTACATCATCATCGAAAACGGACAATACAACGAAGCCTGGAAATACATTCACGGACTGCCGGAAGATGTAGTTCAGGCATGTTTAGACCTAAAAGCTAAAAATGTAATTCCGGTTCATTCTTCAAAATTTGCGTTGGCACTTCACGCTTGGAATGAACCTTTACAAAAAATTACAACTCTCGGAAAAGACAAAAATCTACATATTCTTACGCCAATAATCGGTGAAACTGTTGATTTAAATAAAACCGACAATCAATTTAAAGTTTGGTGGGAAGATTAA
- a CDS encoding GNAT family N-acetyltransferase yields the protein MKINFEFNIHSTQILIIMENIKFEISPYQDELQILIDGKKAGYMSIKIDGRLLIVYYTKLNEEHEGHGFAKLLLDELVRYAEEKDLLVDPECDFVRQQFENHPARYKDIWHA from the coding sequence TTGAAAATAAATTTCGAATTCAATATTCATTCAACCCAAATCTTAATCATTATGGAAAATATAAAATTCGAAATATCTCCATATCAAGATGAATTGCAGATATTAATTGATGGAAAAAAGGCAGGCTATATGTCTATAAAAATCGACGGCAGGCTTCTCATTGTTTATTATACTAAACTTAATGAAGAGCATGAGGGTCATGGATTTGCCAAGTTGCTTCTGGATGAATTGGTACGCTACGCCGAAGAAAAGGATCTACTCGTAGACCCTGAATGTGATTTTGTAAGACAGCAGTTTGAAAATCATCCCGCCAGATATAAAGATATTTGGCACGCCTAA
- a CDS encoding helix-turn-helix domain-containing protein — METSETISEFYERNVNNITFKGATTPGIGHFNVFSRDDCSLITPYSRRDYYKISLIIGKGKLHYADKWIHVDRPALLFSNPVVPYSWEADNEDQTGWFCLFSDQFLQNGNRLGNLQDSQLFKIGGTPIFFVDDEQKKSVSEIFQKMMVEIQSDYIHKYDMLRAYLHLLVHETMKINPAENFEHYQNASQRVASLFMELLERQFPIDSPEAYLKLKTPTDYAESLSIHVNSLNRSVKEITGKTTSQQITSRIIQEANALLQHTDWNISEIAYGLGFEEPAYFTNYFKKQTGLTPNSLRNSLV; from the coding sequence ATGGAAACATCAGAAACAATAAGCGAATTTTACGAGCGTAATGTAAATAATATAACTTTCAAAGGCGCTACAACTCCGGGAATTGGGCATTTTAATGTCTTTAGCCGAGACGATTGTTCATTGATAACACCTTACAGCCGGAGAGATTATTATAAAATTTCATTAATCATCGGAAAAGGAAAACTTCATTATGCGGATAAGTGGATTCATGTTGACAGACCTGCATTATTGTTTTCAAATCCCGTGGTTCCTTACTCTTGGGAAGCTGATAATGAGGATCAAACGGGTTGGTTTTGCCTTTTCTCGGATCAGTTTTTGCAAAATGGAAACCGTTTGGGAAATCTGCAGGATTCTCAGCTTTTCAAAATTGGTGGAACACCGATTTTCTTTGTTGATGATGAACAAAAGAAGTCAGTTTCTGAAATTTTCCAAAAAATGATGGTTGAAATTCAGTCAGATTACATTCATAAATACGACATGCTTCGCGCTTATCTCCATCTTTTGGTACACGAAACGATGAAAATAAACCCTGCCGAAAATTTTGAACATTATCAGAATGCTTCACAAAGAGTTGCTTCATTATTTATGGAATTGCTTGAAAGACAGTTTCCAATTGATAGTCCAGAGGCTTATCTTAAACTGAAAACTCCAACTGATTATGCAGAAAGTCTTTCCATTCATGTCAATTCATTGAATCGTTCTGTAAAAGAAATTACGGGTAAAACGACAAGTCAGCAGATTACTTCAAGAATAATTCAAGAAGCAAACGCATTATTACAGCACACAGATTGGAATATTTCTGAAATTGCTTATGGATTAGGTTTTGAAGAACCTGCCTATTTCACCAATTATTTTAAAAAGCAAACCGGGCTTACTCCAAATTCATTAAGAAATTCTCTTGTTTGA
- a CDS encoding aldo/keto reductase, which produces MKFRKLGNTGEQLSAIGLGCMGMSFAYGPADEQESINTLHKALDLGVNFWDTADMYANGENEKLISKVLVPNRDKIFIATKFGFRFKDGKASHSGAPGTYFDGSPEWIKKAVDLSLQRLKIDEIDLYYAHRVDPNIPVEETVGAMSDLVKAGKVKYLGLSEASPESIRKANKIHPITALQSEYSILTRDVEKEILSTIRELGITLVPYSPLARGLFANINEAQNFGDDDFRKSLPRYQNESLENNKNLAKEFNDLAESKGIKGTQLALAWVLNQGEDIIPIPGTKRIKYLEENIAATNIELSQSDLDTIDSILKKYPNIGERYSEGSMKLVNN; this is translated from the coding sequence ATGAAATTCAGAAAATTAGGAAACACAGGAGAGCAGTTATCTGCTATTGGTTTAGGATGTATGGGAATGAGTTTTGCGTATGGACCCGCAGACGAACAGGAAAGTATCAACACTTTACATAAAGCGTTGGATCTTGGAGTCAATTTTTGGGATACTGCTGATATGTACGCAAACGGTGAAAATGAAAAACTGATCTCAAAAGTTTTGGTTCCGAATCGTGATAAAATCTTTATTGCTACAAAATTCGGATTCAGGTTTAAAGACGGAAAAGCTAGTCACAGCGGGGCTCCCGGAACTTATTTCGATGGCTCTCCGGAATGGATCAAAAAAGCAGTAGATCTAAGTTTACAAAGATTAAAGATTGACGAAATAGATCTTTATTATGCACATAGAGTTGACCCAAATATCCCTGTCGAAGAAACAGTTGGAGCGATGTCTGATCTGGTAAAAGCAGGTAAAGTAAAATATCTTGGTTTATCGGAAGCTTCACCGGAATCGATTAGAAAAGCTAATAAAATTCATCCGATTACGGCTTTGCAGTCAGAATATTCTATTCTTACGAGAGATGTAGAGAAAGAAATTTTATCCACTATCAGAGAACTTGGAATTACGTTGGTACCTTATTCACCTTTGGCAAGAGGTCTTTTTGCTAATATCAATGAAGCTCAAAACTTCGGCGATGATGATTTCAGAAAATCTCTTCCGCGCTATCAAAATGAGAGTTTGGAAAATAATAAAAATTTAGCCAAAGAATTCAATGATTTAGCTGAATCTAAAGGAATAAAAGGAACGCAGTTGGCCTTAGCTTGGGTTCTAAATCAAGGCGAAGACATCATTCCAATTCCGGGAACAAAACGTATCAAATATTTAGAAGAAAATATTGCAGCTACGAATATTGAGCTTTCTCAATCTGATCTTGATACCATTGATTCTATCTTGAAAAAATATCCAAATATTGGTGAAAGATACAGTGAAGGTTCTATGAAGTTGGTGAATAATTAA
- a CDS encoding MBL fold metallo-hydrolase, with the protein MNRRELLKTGILAGTLSIIPFSNAFAATNEPKLSLEDDLSGFKKIKLGELDLFILTDGFIHEKNLESFAPRGNVSELKSILKDNFRSDEYVDMAMNVLLVKTKNKLILLDAGIGIFADERTGFLVKSLQKAGFSPKDITDVFLSHAHPDHIGGVVDKQNKLVFPNANIFISKVEHDFWMQATIKDFNNSILKTVPDVLKQIIPGIQNVLKAIQPKLKFYDLNKSLYDNFNFQLAPGHTPGLTVMTISSGNEKLLYIADLIHSDVILFPHPDWGYFGDTDLDIAIASRKKLLQQLAETKIRAFAYHLPWPGLGFTKKNGNAFEWFPEVFMN; encoded by the coding sequence ATGAACAGAAGAGAACTTTTAAAAACAGGAATATTGGCGGGAACGTTGAGTATTATTCCATTTTCCAATGCTTTCGCGGCCACCAATGAACCAAAATTGAGTCTAGAAGATGATCTTTCAGGTTTTAAAAAGATAAAATTGGGGGAGCTTGATCTATTCATTTTAACGGATGGATTTATTCATGAGAAAAATTTAGAATCTTTTGCTCCGAGAGGAAATGTTTCAGAATTAAAATCAATTCTTAAAGATAATTTCCGATCCGATGAATACGTAGATATGGCGATGAATGTTCTGTTGGTGAAAACAAAAAATAAACTGATTTTACTAGATGCCGGAATAGGAATCTTCGCTGATGAAAGAACCGGATTTTTAGTTAAAAGTCTTCAAAAAGCAGGGTTTTCACCAAAAGATATTACAGATGTTTTCCTTTCTCATGCACATCCTGACCATATTGGCGGAGTGGTTGATAAACAAAATAAACTTGTTTTTCCAAACGCCAATATTTTCATTTCAAAAGTTGAACATGACTTTTGGATGCAGGCGACGATTAAAGACTTCAACAACAGTATTTTAAAAACTGTGCCAGATGTACTTAAGCAGATTATTCCGGGTATTCAGAATGTATTGAAAGCTATTCAGCCAAAGTTAAAATTTTACGATTTAAATAAATCTTTATATGATAATTTTAACTTTCAATTAGCACCCGGACATACACCAGGTTTAACGGTTATGACGATTTCTTCGGGCAACGAGAAACTACTTTATATCGCAGATTTAATTCATTCTGATGTCATTCTTTTTCCGCATCCGGATTGGGGATATTTCGGAGATACAGATCTTGATATTGCGATCGCATCACGTAAAAAACTGCTTCAGCAATTGGCTGAAACCAAAATCAGAGCTTTTGCTTATCATTTGCCTTGGCCAGGATTAGGTTTTACAAAGAAAAATGGTAATGCTTTTGAATGGTTTCCAGAAGTATTTATGAATTAA
- a CDS encoding DoxX family protein, protein MKTKTSKIIYWSGAIFMSLWFGASGFFELTKNPVVWDITLQLGYPSHFIYILGIFKLAGVIVLLLPNRLLRLKEWVFAGMFFDIIFAFFSKIAVLGFASTIDAIVAFTVLSMTYLLFRKIYPQELIFEKI, encoded by the coding sequence ATGAAAACAAAAACATCAAAAATCATCTATTGGTCAGGCGCAATCTTTATGTCTCTTTGGTTTGGAGCGAGTGGCTTTTTTGAACTGACAAAAAATCCTGTGGTTTGGGACATTACGCTTCAGTTAGGCTATCCATCCCATTTTATTTACATCCTTGGAATATTTAAACTGGCGGGAGTGATCGTTCTTTTACTTCCAAACAGATTGTTAAGGTTGAAAGAATGGGTTTTTGCAGGAATGTTTTTCGATATTATTTTCGCATTCTTTTCTAAAATTGCAGTTCTCGGATTTGCTTCAACCATTGATGCGATCGTGGCATTTACAGTACTTTCAATGACTTACCTATTATTTAGAAAAATTTATCCTCAGGAATTAATTTTTGAAAAAATTTAA